GGGTGTTCTCTACCCCAGGACCGGATCACTTGGCGGGTGCACTTCGCACAATGCCATGGTGGCCGTGTATCCTCACGAGTCTGATTTCAACTACATCAGCACCCTTACGGGGGATAGCTCATGGCGGCCCGACAACATGCGCAAGTACTTTGCCcggatggagaggaagcaGTATATCAACGGTCTTTACAAGGGACATGGAAGAGATGGTTGGTTCACCACTGAGGTTGCCCCCCTGACCATTCCCCTCAAAGATCCTCAACTACTGGCCACCCTGACCGGCGGTGCTTCTGCCCTCGGAAGCCTCAGCAACCAGATCTTGAACGTCGGCACTCTTCTCGCAGGCGACCTCAATGCGGACAGCAGTCTCCGTGATAGACAGCCTGCCTACTACCAGATTCCCATCAGCACCGACAAGGGAACCCGTCTCGGAACCCGCGAGTTTGTGGTCTCCGTCCGGGACGCCAAGAACCCTGACGGCAGCAAAAAGTATCCTCTCGATGTTCGCCTCAACTGCCATGTCACCAAGGTCATCTTTGACAAGAAGTCTTCCCCTCCCAGGGCCATTGGTGTGGAGTTCCTCGACGGCGCCTACCTCTACCGCGCCAGCCCTCTGTCCACTGGAGCCAAGGGAACCCCCGGGTCCGCCCGCGCCTCGAGAGAGGTCATTCTCGCTGGCGGCACCTACAACTCGccccagcttctcaagctcTCTGGCATTGGCCCCAAGGACGAGCTCAAATCTTTCAACATCCCCGTCCTCGTCGATCTTCCTGGTGTCGGCGCCAACCTCCAGGACCACTACGAGACGGCGGTGACAGCCCGCGCTCCCCGTTCCTATAACGCCCTCAAGGACTGCACgttcctcttcaacaccaccgacgaccCCTGCCTCGACAAATGGCAGCGTCCCATCCTCGGTGACCGCGGCACCTACGCCTCCAACGGCTTCGCGGCCGCCATGCTCTCcaagtccaccaccaccccggaCGGCTCCTTCGACACGTTTGTCTTTGGCGGCCCAGTCAACTTCCACGGGTACTATCCGGGCTACAGCTAcgccgccgttgccgagTCCGACCTCTGGACCTGGGCCGTTCTCAAGGCTCACCCCCGCAACACGGCCGGTTTTGTGCGCCTTCGGTCCGCCGACCCGTTGGACGTGCCCGAGATCAACTACAACTACTTCGACACCGGCAGTGGAGACTGGAGGGCGGATATCCAGACTATTGTTGAGGGTATTGAGCTCGCGCGGGAGGCGCTGCGCAAGCAGCCTGTCCGGACGAACGAGATTCTCCCTGGTGCAGGGACGAATACGAGagaggagctggaagctTACATCAAGGATACTAGCTGGGGTCATCACGCCAGCTCGACCTGCCCTATTGGTCCTGACGGTGACCCGATGGCCGTGCTGGACAGCAAGTTCCGGGTCAGAGGcgtgaaggggttgagggtggtcgATGCTAGTGTGTATCCCAGGATTCCGGGCACATTCACTGCTGTGTCGACCATGATGGTGGCCGAAAAGGCTGCGGATGACATTCTGGCCGAGGCCAACTGAGTAGGTGGTTTTGAAGTTGGGCGGTTCGATGTTAATGTATGTATCGTAATAATGTATTTAAGAGCATGACGTAAATAAACTTGAATAGGGACATTGTTGAGGAGTTACTAAGCTCCCGAAGAGCTGCTCTGGTTGAGAATTGCTCTGGTGAAAGAAGTTGTGTACCTAGTCTCTTGTGTCAGTACAACTTTCAACACGAGCTTTTGAGCTCGAGCATGGCAAGGGTGCCCACGAATTCTTGGGAAAGCATATTTATCCACTCTTCCATATCCAGCAAGACTTCCTTTTCGGGACCGGGGAAAAAGATCATTGGCTGACGGTGATATTGGTGCTGACGTAGGTAGACAGATGCGATtactcaccaccacttcaAGATTCGCCGCTGAGCCGGAATTCGAGATATCATCAGCCCACTCAACCTACATGTAAGCACCACTATGCAACCTCGTGTCTTCCAGAATTCTCGTACTGATGCTTAGCGTGCTCTCGTGATGGCCGTGCCTTAGCGGTCCTGCGAAACACCGCCTCGTAGCAACGTTACTACTTCACGAACTTCCGAAATCGATCATCGTAATACTGAGACTATTGAAAATATCAGGAATGTTGAGAAACGTatgaggatggtggcggACCGCTATAAGAAGTTAAAGGCATAGCGTGAAGGCATCGCCAGGTATAAAAAGGATGCTTCCAGCTGTGTCAAGAGTTCCCTTCTCTCTATCAGCACGCAACAAGTCAACATTGGATTCAATACCTACTCAACTGACATTCAATATCCCCAAGCTTCATAGCTGAACATTAAAACATCCAAGATGAAGTCCTTCGCCGCCATCATTCTCACCGCCCTGCTCGGCTCTGCCGTCGCTGCTCCCCTTGAGCCCCGTGTCGATGCTCAGGAGTTTGACGTCTCCGAGTTTACCGCCGGCTGCATCCCCCACGGAACTCTCTGCACGTATgctttcccctcccacatcctTCACGATCTCTTCTAACCTCTCTCCACAGCATTCGCTTCAAGGTAGCCACCAACCAGATGCCCTACGCCACCGAGTGCGGCTTCTCTGGCACGCCGCTCGGCTCCAGCTCTCTTCCCGACACCGGCTTCGCCACATGTACCGACCCGAGCATCATCTGGTCGTTCCGTCGCGTCCAGACTGCTGATGCAACCGGGCCTGCTCCCTTTTACGAGCTTGCTCTGTCCAACGCGGGTCAGAACATTGCTGCGGCCAAGTTCTGGCCTGCGTCGGCTTTTCCCATCTTGCAGTCGGGCGCATCGTTTTATCAGCAGTATAATGGCGAGCAGAGGTTTGTCATTCATCAATGAGGGATTGCTGTTGGGGGTCATGGTAACCCGCTGGTATAGATGATCGTGTGGCtaggaggaagatgatggaagCACGTTACCGCACAGACAGGTGGGGGAAGCAAGGCAGGGGATGGAGGCGAATAAAGTGACGGGATCTCATCTTGTTTGTCTGTGATAGTCCCAGCCTAAGCGCATAAATGCCGCCCATTGAAAGTCCTATTCTGAAAAACATGAACACGGGAAAGGGCACCTTACCGACTTTATGTATGCATGGTCCTCTGCCCAGCAGCCTAAGAGTCCACTTCTTGATTCACACTGTGAAGGATGCATTGCATCGCCTCACTTTTTCTTTGGTGAGCCTCATTGACAAGATAGGTAAATTTCTCAGTCATCGATCATTGCATCTGCCATCTCTTGAACACTAACAGTTCACTTAATTGCATGTAATTTTTGTTGGAAACCAGATAGATAGTAGGAGGGGCCTAGAGGTACCTACCTCCTAGATACCTATCTGCACACCGGAACAAGGGGAAGCCCATTCCCAGTCTCAATCCATCATCGTGGCTCATCGCGGCTGCAAAAACAGCCCGAAAATGTGGCCCAACACAGGAAGGCCAACTGCAGTCGGGCGGGATGTGAACGAACCAATCACCTACGACAGTCACATGAAGTGTTTGTCCAATATGTTCCGCTGTCTTTCCGGGTCGGCTGGGCACCTTGCTGGTACGGTCTCTATATGGCCGAAAAAAAACCTCTTGGTATGCATCGAGGCCTGCAATTGCGCACTATGCAACTCATAGCAGATTGCTGATCCATCACCTTCAGTCTTACAAATACCCATTttcatctctctctctctctctctctctctctctctctctctctctctctctctctctctttctcctcttctctcctcttctatcttttccctctccaacactcGTTGCCAACCTACCGAAGGTAGTcagcttttcttttccagtGTCATCTTTCTCGGCCTATTTGCCTGGCCTGCCTCTGTCTCTTGGGCTTTACAGGCCTCTCTCATCGTTACACAATGGTGGCTTTCGAGAGTGAGGTCCTGAGCAAGCTATGCTCCCAGGATCAGCTCGAACTCCTTGACGCCATCGATCAGCTTCGCTTACAGGGGATCAACAACTATGTTTCCCTTCCTCAAATCATCGTGTGTGGAGATCAATCTTCAGGCAAAAGCTCCGTGCTACAGGCCATCTCGGGGGTGTCGTTCCCAGTCAATGGAAACCTCTGCACTCGCTTTCCTACCGAGTTAGTTTTGCGCCGGACACCCCACGTAAGCGCCAAAGTATCTATCGTCCCAAGCGACTCTCGGACCGAATCTGAACAGGCTTCGCTGCGTGGATTCCAGGAACACCTAGACGACTTTGCGGGTCTCCCCAAGCTGATCGACGAGGCTAAGCTTGCGATGGGCATTTCAACACATGGTAAAGCCTTCGCCAAAGACATCCTCAGGGTTGAAATCACAGGTCCTGACCGTCCGCACCTCACCATCGTTGATCTGCCTGGTCTCATTCACTCTCCGACAAGGCAGCAGTCGGCCTCCGATGTTGAGCTTATCCAAGAAGTTGTGCAGGGCTATATGAACGAGCCCAGGTGCATTATCTTGGCTGTCGTCTCTGCCAAGAATGACTTTGCCAACCAGGTGGTCCTCAAGCTGGCGCGTGCCGTGGACAGCATTGGTAGTCGGACATTGGGGGTCATCACAAAGCCCGATGACTTGACCCCAGGATCTGACCGTGAAGCTCTTTATCTATCTCTCGCAAGAAACCAGCAATTCGAGTTTCGCCTTGGCTGGCACGTACTGAGGAATATGGATTCTGAGAAAGGCACTTCAACTCTGGGTGAGCGTGATGCCAACGAAGCAGAGTTCTTCCGCAAAGGTTCCTGGACCGGGTTGCTTTTTTCTCATCTCGGCATTTCCAACTTGAGGACTCGTCTCAGCAAGGTTCTTCTGGGACAGATTGCAGCTGAACTCCCGAGCTTGCTGAGCGAGATTGACGAAAAGTTCAAAGCCTGTCAACTTCAGCTCGAAACGCTCGGCCAACCCAGAGATTCGCCTGACGAACAAAGACGGTACCTCCTTCACCTAAGCCAGGCGTTCCAGGCTTTAGTTACGGCTTCAACGAGCGGCAGTTACAACGGCGAGTTCTTCGAGGACGCAATGACAGCGGTTGGATATAAACAGCGCATCCGAGCTGtcatccaaaacctcaaTGAAGTGTTCGCCGAGGAGTTGGCAAAGGCGGGGCATTTTCGGGCCATTGGGGATTTTGAGTCAACATCAAACCTCGGGGCTTCGCTCAAACCACAGCAGGTGACGAGGGATGAATTTTTGAACCACATTGAGAAGGTGATTCGGAGAACCCGTGGACGGGAGCTGCCGGGCACGTTCAACCCACTGGTTGTTGTGACGCTTTTTCATGAGCAATCTCAGCACTGGGGACAGGTTGCTCGCCAGCATGTCGAGAAGATGTGGCGAGCTGCTGGTCGCTTTCTAGAGTTGGTCATCGATCACATTGCAGACCGCTCAACCTCTCGTGGGCTGAAGAACGAGATCTCCGGGCCTGCCATGCAAAGAATCAGGAAGGAAGTAGCCGACAAGACCGCCGAGCTGGTTGCCCCGCATCAAAAGGGTCATCCCATCACATACAACCATTATTTCACCGAAACGCTCCAGAAGGTCCGGCGCGAGAGGGACTCCAAGAGGACAGCGAGAATTCTTCGTAACTTCTTCCAGATTTCTGACACAAATGATTTGACCAGCGTGCCGATTGCGCATCCTGACTCGGGCGATGTTGCTACGTGGGATATCCAGAGCTTGGTTACGTCCCTTGCCGACACCAACGAGCCAGATATGTGCCGCTTTGCAGCCAAGGAAGCTTTGGATTGCCTGAACGCCTACTATAAGGTGAGAGCTTGcactctccctctctcccctaTATTCACCTCAAGTAAAATTTTTAACGGTCGACGTCATCACTTTTTTAGGTTGCCTTGAAACGTttcgttgatgatgttgctgttgaggtcATTGAGACAAAGCTCATCTCTGTTTTGCACGACATTCTTTCCCCACTCGGCGTGTATGAGATGTCAGCCACGCTGATTTCTCGCATCGCGGGAGAGTCCGAAGAGAATCGCGCCGAACGTGAACAGCTTACCAAACAGCTTGATGTCTTGCGAAACGGTCTTGAGACTTGTAAGAGGTTCGCGGGGTTTCGGGCCAGTGATGGTAAGCTTGATGTCTCATGTTTGTATTCGAGTCCACCGTGTGCTTTGTTTCTGACTCGCTTCTCAGACTCAGTATTTGTGTCTATCAAGGCAGCTGGCAATTCCCCTATGACTGGTGACTACGATAGCGACATGGAATCTCTGGTGAAGATAGAAGAAACCGATGCACAGCGAGAACGGGAAACATGTTCTGTGAGGTCACCACCCATCTCGCTAGAAGAGCCAGAACCGGGACCGGAAGTAGAGCttgagccggagccggagccggagccggagccagAAGAGTAAAACTCGTCTCCGCGAGTTCAGAACAAGAAAAGGGTTAGGAGGGCAGGGAAGATATATTATTAGAGTCACAGTGCTGGGCGTCGAATATCACGCAGGTGGAGGACAAACTGGAGCTACTAGTGATGCGGAATGGTGACTCGGGAAGTGATTTCAAAACAATGGGAGTTTTAGCAGTTCTTCTAATGGGATCCTATGCATTTGCCATGGCTCATCCAATCCGAGCCGATAGAGTGTCTAGGTTGAGACATATAATCCGCGCTGCTCAATGTTAAAGAGTTTACTCGTGGCGAAAACTCCCTACCCACACTCTTCAAGGCTGTTCTGAAAAGTCATGTTACCCAGGGTAAATGAAAGCCGTTTTACAGTCCCAGAGGTAAATGATGCTGCTCATACGTAGGAACC
This window of the Podospora pseudoanserina strain CBS 124.78 chromosome 3, whole genome shotgun sequence genome carries:
- a CDS encoding hypothetical protein (EggNog:ENOG503PHNN), producing MKSFAAIILTALLGSAVAAPLEPRVDAQEFDVSEFTAGCIPHGTLCTIRFKVATNQMPYATECGFSGTPLGSSSLPDTGFATCTDPSIIWSFRRVQTADATGPAPFYELALSNAGQNIAAAKFWPASAFPILQSGASFYQQYNGEQRFVIHQ
- a CDS encoding hypothetical protein (EggNog:ENOG503NYFM; COG:U), with amino-acid sequence MVAFESEVLSKLCSQDQLELLDAIDQLRLQGINNYVSLPQIIVCGDQSSGKSSVLQAISGVSFPVNGNLCTRFPTELVLRRTPHVSAKVSIVPSDSRTESEQASLRGFQEHLDDFAGLPKLIDEAKLAMGISTHGKAFAKDILRVEITGPDRPHLTIVDLPGLIHSPTRQQSASDVELIQEVVQGYMNEPRCIILAVVSAKNDFANQVVLKLARAVDSIGSRTLGVITKPDDLTPGSDREALYLSLARNQQFEFRLGWHVLRNMDSEKGTSTLGERDANEAEFFRKGSWTGLLFSHLGISNLRTRLSKVLLGQIAAELPSLLSEIDEKFKACQLQLETLGQPRDSPDEQRRYLLHLSQAFQALVTASTSGSYNGEFFEDAMTAVGYKQRIRAVIQNLNEVFAEELAKAGHFRAIGDFESTSNLGASLKPQQVTRDEFLNHIEKVIRRTRGRELPGTFNPLVVVTLFHEQSQHWGQVARQHVEKMWRAAGRFLELVIDHIADRSTSRGLKNEISGPAMQRIRKEVADKTAELVAPHQKGHPITYNHYFTETLQKVRRERDSKRTARILRNFFQISDTNDLTSVPIAHPDSGDVATWDIQSLVTSLADTNEPDMCRFAAKEALDCLNAYYKVALKRFVDDVAVEVIETKLISVLHDILSPLGVYEMSATLISRIAGESEENRAEREQLTKQLDVLRNGLETCKRFAGFRASDDSVFVSIKAAGNSPMTGDYDSDMESLVKIEETDAQRERETCSVRSPPISLEEPEPGPEVELEPEPEPEPEPEE
- a CDS encoding hypothetical protein (COG:E; CAZy:AA3; EggNog:ENOG503NWR9), which codes for MFLQRVLALGAACASLSLVRAVDLTGYEYVVVGSGAGGGPLAARLALAGHKTLLIEAGDDQGQSINYTVPAYHARVSEDPKLAWNFFVRHYADDERQARDWKTSYDTPDGTIYSGLNPPKGSKMKGVLYPRTGSLGGCTSHNAMVAVYPHESDFNYISTLTGDSSWRPDNMRKYFARMERKQYINGLYKGHGRDGWFTTEVAPLTIPLKDPQLLATLTGGASALGSLSNQILNVGTLLAGDLNADSSLRDRQPAYYQIPISTDKGTRLGTREFVVSVRDAKNPDGSKKYPLDVRLNCHVTKVIFDKKSSPPRAIGVEFLDGAYLYRASPLSTGAKGTPGSARASREVILAGGTYNSPQLLKLSGIGPKDELKSFNIPVLVDLPGVGANLQDHYETAVTARAPRSYNALKDCTFLFNTTDDPCLDKWQRPILGDRGTYASNGFAAAMLSKSTTTPDGSFDTFVFGGPVNFHGYYPGYSYAAVAESDLWTWAVLKAHPRNTAGFVRLRSADPLDVPEINYNYFDTGSGDWRADIQTIVEGIELAREALRKQPVRTNEILPGAGTNTREELEAYIKDTSWGHHASSTCPIGPDGDPMAVLDSKFRVRGVKGLRVVDASVYPRIPGTFTAVSTMMVAEKAADDILAEAN